The following nucleotide sequence is from Bacteroidales bacterium.
AAGATGTTAATTCCCAGGCATTTAATCGCAAGTTATAATTTTGTCGATGATTTTTCAGAAGGATTGGCGCGTGTAAGAACGAGAAGTAATAAATATGGTTTTATAGACAAAACAGGAAATGAGGTAATTCCTACAAAATATTACCAGGTCGGTAATTTTTCAGAAGGTATGGCAGTGGTAGCAAATATTGCATATACAAGTGAATCACGACAGCGAAAGTTCGGTTTTATTGATAAGGCAGGAAATGAGATAATTCCTGCAATATATGACGCGGTCGGTGATTTTTCCAAAGGACTGGCATGGGTAAAACTAACCTGGAAATTCGGTTATATTAATAAAACCGGAGAAGAAGTCATCCCTATAAAGTACCACCATATCGAATGGAAACCAGGAGATAGCCTGTTAAAAGTAAATTTGAACAAGAAATATGGTTATGTGGATATCACAGGGAAAGAAAGGATCCCTCCGGAATATGACTACATCGAATGGAAATCCGGTGATACCCTGCTAAAAGTAATGTCAAACAACAAGTATGGTTATATAAATATTATGGGAAAAGTGGTCATTCCGATTAAATACGACTGTATTAAACGGGCTCCCGGTCATTCCGGTGCAAAGGTCTGGTTGGACGGTAAAACCGGCTATGTGGATGAAAATGGAAAAGAAACTTCTCCTCTGGAATATCCATACAAGGATATACAGGTGATATGGGAAAGCCCGTTAATCTCCCATATAAACCTAATCAATCAAGTGAAGATGGATCAATTACCTGATAAACCTTCCTTCAAGATCGATCGGCCGTACCTGATCATTGAGTCCAATAACCATGGATGCATAGAACTAAATCTGATCAAATATTCGGAAAATAACTTTAATGAGCAATCTGTTAGTGATTTGAAGACTTTAATTGTCAGATATGATTACCCAGCTCTTTCACGCCTTTACCCTGACGAAGTAACATTAACAACCTCTTACAATACCATTATAATATATTTTGATATGACAAAAAA
It contains:
- a CDS encoding WG repeat-containing protein; amino-acid sequence: MKRANLIFMGFLIWISGYAQEPYEFPEGLRRVNIAGKYGYVDQAGKEVVPAKYDNAGDFSEGMAWVRINGKSGYIDKTGEEVIPIIYDNAGNFSEGLAWVKMNDQYSYIDQTGKMLIPRHLIASYNFVDDFSEGLARVRTRSNKYGFIDKTGNEVIPTKYYQVGNFSEGMAVVANIAYTSESRQRKFGFIDKAGNEIIPAIYDAVGDFSKGLAWVKLTWKFGYINKTGEEVIPIKYHHIEWKPGDSLLKVNLNKKYGYVDITGKERIPPEYDYIEWKSGDTLLKVMSNNKYGYINIMGKVVIPIKYDCIKRAPGHSGAKVWLDGKTGYVDENGKETSPLEYPYKDIQVIWESPLISHINLINQVKMDQLPDKPSFKIDRPYLIIESNNHGCIELNLIKYSENNFNEQSVSDLKTLIVRYDYPALSRLYPDEVTLTTSYNTIIIYFDMTKKEPFGYDFIFAPRLPDDVLPGFTYGKTSIYNTIQIVESRLTKQKQK